A single region of the Salicibibacter cibi genome encodes:
- a CDS encoding flavin reductase family protein — protein sequence MDDLQFRQAMGKFSTGVTILSTEHDGKPHGMTANAFMSVSMNPKLVAVSVDHKTDMYEKILNAKKYAVSILDTAQAEISKTFAKQLPGKEQFAFTTFHSLPIVPDALCHLACDVVQEVKAGDHTIFIGEVKDIQTKNEVNEEPLVYYRSKYHTLH from the coding sequence ATGGATGATTTACAATTTCGGCAGGCAATGGGGAAGTTTTCGACGGGCGTTACCATTCTTTCAACGGAGCATGATGGCAAGCCACATGGAATGACGGCCAATGCGTTTATGTCCGTCTCCATGAACCCAAAACTGGTAGCTGTCTCTGTCGATCATAAAACGGATATGTACGAAAAAATCTTAAACGCAAAAAAATATGCAGTGAGCATTTTAGATACAGCTCAAGCGGAGATATCGAAAACGTTTGCAAAACAATTGCCGGGAAAAGAGCAATTTGCTTTCACTACCTTCCATTCCTTGCCCATCGTTCCCGACGCACTCTGCCACCTTGCCTGTGACGTCGTTCAAGAAGTAAAAGCAGGAGATCATACGATCTTTATCGGTGAGGTCAAGGATATACAAACGAAAAATGAAGTGAATGAAGAACCGCTCGTATATTATCGTAGCAAATATCATACGTTGCATTAA